A genomic window from Triplophysa dalaica isolate WHDGS20190420 chromosome 24, ASM1584641v1, whole genome shotgun sequence includes:
- the ubap1la gene encoding ubiquitin-associated protein 1-like, translating to MCSLDEISLKVAMDCVEISLSEKDPEMRIPDCTQILCDTKYSFTLEKRIMAACEEVQRKNRKGKKLPQSVCPTCPPYWLMFRSPQQSRVGRSGSRESWELGPRPRSLSLNAADSNRLRPHRAAQFVIADSDFEGGYSEDDEGSSTEEDASRRKKRPQSSGPQSKTHIQRVTRPGGSSTRPSSASALKETRKPLPQAPEGGPHTSRAPRRKPASMRTSGRLSSHTLLQQRPSSAGPLPSTRQQKPTSHGVRPRTSAGLQDASADLLCALSEEERDLLEAVTKHGYTLHTAIMALQKTGTKSPDQILSYLTSCDRLCRLGYEKTQVEEALEMFPNCESKAAEFLFLLAQFCEMGFQQSTIKEVLLVHENHKERALEELMTRSG from the exons ATGTGTAGTCTGGATGAGATTTCATTAAAGGTTGCTATGGATTGCGTGGAGATAAGTTTGAGCGAGAAGGATCCTGAAATGAGGATCCCAGATTGCACCCAAATATTGTGTGATACAAAG TATTCATTTACTCTCGAAAAACGTATCATGGCCGCATGTGAAGAAGTGCAGCGGAAGAACAGAAAGGGCAAAAAACTCCCCCAGAGTGTGTGTCCCACTTGTCCGCCGTATTGGCTGATGTTCAGAAGCCCGCAGCAGAGTCGTGTGGGCCGTTCCGGAAGCAGAGAATCATGGGAACTGGGCCCACGTCCCCGCAGTTTAAGCCTGAATGCTGCTGACTCAAATAGACTCCGCCCACATCGGGCTGCCCAGTTTGTCATCGCTGACTCAGACTTCGAGGGCGGCTACAGTGAAGACGACGAAGGGTCATCCACTGAGGAAGATGCTTCTCGTAGAAAAAAACGACCACAGAGTAGTGGGCCACAGTCCAAAACTCACATCCAGCGAGTGACCCGTCCCGGTGGTTCCTCAACCCGCCCAAGCTCCGCTTCTGCTTTGAAGGAAACACGGAAGCCCCTCCCCCAGGCGCCAGAGGGCGGTCCTCACACTTCCAGAGCCCCCCGCAGGAAACCTGCTTCCATGAGAACCAGCGGGCGACTGAGCTCACACACCCTACTGCAGCAAAGACCCTCATCCGCAGGACCGCTGCCATCCACACGGCAACAAAAACCCACCTCTcat GGCGTGCGTCCACGGACGTCTGCAGGGCTACAGGATGCTTCTGCGGATCTCCTCTGTGCTTTGAGCGAGGAAGAGAGAGACCTTCTAGAAGCTGTTACAAAGCACGGATACACACTTCACACTGCCATAATGGCCCTGCAGAAGACCGGAACGAAAAGCCCTGACCAG ATTTTGAGTTACCTGACGTCATGTGACCGTCTTTGTCGACTGGGTTATGAGAAGACTCAGGTGGAAGAAGCTCTGGAGATGTTTCCGAACTGTGAGAGCAAA GCAGCAGAGTTCCTGTTTTTGCTCGCTCAGTTCTGCGAGATGGGTTTCCAGCAGAGCACCATTAAAGAAGTTCTGCTGGTGCATGAGAACCATAAAGAGAGAGCTCTGGAAGAACTGATGACCCGCAGCGGCTGA
- the prc1a gene encoding protein regulator of cytokinesis 1a isoform X2, which translates to MRKSEIHAAESVSSLNKALCQLKDIWEEIGIPEDQRFQRTDAVHMHIKNLLDMMIAEEEGLKKRLLISIEACREEMIALCDELQLPVCPEEGALTMLQLEKDLRTQVKAMLKEKSVRQSELKNLIQADQDLCDILCEDLFPIHPERIPSHQQLENYRRHIATLSQEKEHRHTEFMEMKRRITALMEDLEQPPDSTFEKDAVCEDEEAFCLSVENINSLKVLLGQLETRKAETDALCVSIRGRIEELWRMLEIPDEQRESLIHQTHTSTKSSLNTLQAELQCLEDMKKKNIERVIRSIRSEIVKFWEKCYYSPEQRQAFTSYNSGDMDEDLLREHEHELEHLKLDYNEHKELYDAVSTWSTNWTLYQELEKKATDPSRFNNRGGNLLKEEKQRVDLQKSLPKLEKSLKAQIDQWEGVYGKEFRVNGQPFLQYVEDQWNQHRMEKEREKQERQMKKVKQTEEDLLYGTVLRTPTKRRLAATPTPGKTRKLISTSSMCSSTPNTTLRSICSSPSLRPPLSSSKMGLRTPARGRTPRGLERNKENMSQLSGALRTMTASPNRNYSITSVASSYSEFAREFSGTSKSKVKTGLLNSTLTH; encoded by the exons ATGAGGAAAAG TGAGATCCACGCTGCAGAGTCCGTATCGAGTCTCAACAAGGCTCTCTGCCAGCTGAAGGATATCTGGGAGGAGATCGGGATCCCAGAAGACCAGAGATTCCAGCGCACGGATGCCGTTCACATGCACATCAAG AACCTTCTGGACATGATGATCGCAGAGGAGGAGGGCCTAAAGAAACGCTTGTTGATCAGTATCGAAGCGTGCAGGGAAGAGATGATCGCTCTGTGTGATGAACTCCAGCTGCCTGTGTGTCCG GAGGAAGGTGCCCTCACCATGCTGCAGCTGGAGAAAGATCTGCGCACACAGGTGAAGGCCATGCTGAAGGAAAAGAGCGTGCGACAGAGCGAGCTCAAGAATCTCATTCAGGCGGACCAGGATCTGTGCGATATTCTGTGCGAAGATCTTTTCCCCATCCACCCCGAACGGATTCCTTCACACCAGCAGCTGGAGAACTACAGGCGGCACATCGCCACGCTTAGCCAGGAGAAG GAGCACCGTCACACTGAGTTTATGGAGATGAAGCGTCGGATCACAGCATTGATGGAGGATCTGGAACAGCCTCCAGATAGCACCTTTGAGAAGGACGCCGTGTGTGAAGATGAAGAAGCTTTCTGTCTCTCCGTAGAAAACATCAACTCGCTCAAAGTGCTGCTGGGTCAG CTGGAGACTCGTAAAGCAGAGACGGATGCGCTGTGCGTGTCCATCCGTGGTCGTATTGAGGAGTTGTGGAGGATGTTGGAAATTCCcgatgaacagagagagagtCTCATTCACCAAACACACACCAGCACAAAGAGCAGTCTGAATACA CTCCAGGCAGAGCTGCAGTGTTTGGAGgacatgaaaaagaaaaacatagaGCGTGTTATTCGCTCGATCAGATCGGAGATCGTAAAgttttgggagaaatgttaCTACAGCCCGGAGCAGAGACAAGCCTTTACTTCCTACAACAGTG GTGATATGGATGAAGATTTGTTGCGTGAGCATGAGCATGAACTGGAGCATCTGAAACTGGATTATAATGAACATAAGGAGTTATATGATGCCGTTTCCACCTGGAGCACCAACTGGACACTTTATCAAGAATTAGAG AAAAAAGCCACAGACCCATCTCGCTTCAACAACCGTGGTGGAAACCTGCTGAAGGAGGAGAAACAGAGGGTGGATCTGCAGAAGAGTCTTCCGAAG CTGGAGAAGAGTCTGAAAGCTCAGATCGACCAATGGGAAGGAGTGTACGGTAAAGAGTTCCGCGTGAACGGGCAGCCGTTCCTGCAGTATGTAGAGGATCAATGGAACCAGCACCGcatggaaaaagagagagagaaacaagaaCGA CAAATGAAGAAAGTGAAACAGACGGAGGAAGATCTGCTATATGGCACGGTTCTCAGAACCCCAACTAAGAGAAGACTCGCTGCCACACCGACACCGGGCAAAACACGCAAG CTGATCTCAACGTCTAGCATGTGTAGCTCCACCCCCAACACGACGCTCCGTTCCATTTGCTCCTCCCCCTCTTTGAGACCACCCCTTTCCTCAAGCAAG ATGGGCCTACGGACGCCTGCTCGTGGTCGAACCCCTCGCGGTCTGGAGAGGAATAAGGAGAACATGTCACAGCTTAGCGGAGCTTTGCGCACTATGACCGCCAGTCCTAACAGAAACTACTCCATCACATCTGTGGCTTCATCCTATTCTGAGTTTGCG CGGGAGTTCTCAGGCACCTCTAAATCTAAAGTCAAGACTGGACTTTTGAACTCCACCCTCACGCACTAA
- the prc1a gene encoding protein regulator of cytokinesis 1a isoform X1, which produces MRKSEIHAAESVSSLNKALCQLKDIWEEIGIPEDQRFQRTDAVHMHIKNLLDMMIAEEEGLKKRLLISIEACREEMIALCDELQLPVCPEEGALTMLQLEKDLRTQVKAMLKEKSVRQSELKNLIQADQDLCDILCEDLFPIHPERIPSHQQLENYRRHIATLSQEKEHRHTEFMEMKRRITALMEDLEQPPDSTFEKDAVCEDEEAFCLSVENINSLKVLLGQLETRKAETDALCVSIRGRIEELWRMLEIPDEQRESLIHQTHTSTKSSLNTLQAELQCLEDMKKKNIERVIRSIRSEIVKFWEKCYYSPEQRQAFTSYNSGDMDEDLLREHEHELEHLKLDYNEHKELYDAVSTWSTNWTLYQELEKKATDPSRFNNRGGNLLKEEKQRVDLQKSLPKLEKSLKAQIDQWEGVYGKEFRVNGQPFLQYVEDQWNQHRMEKEREKQERQMKKVKQTEEDLLYGTVLRTPTKRRLAATPTPGKTRKLISTSSMCSSTPNTTLRSICSSPSLRPPLSSSKMGLRTPARGRTPRGLERNKENMSQLSGALRTMTASPNRNYSITSVASSYSEFANYSESTAVSSGSSQAPLNLKSRLDF; this is translated from the exons ATGAGGAAAAG TGAGATCCACGCTGCAGAGTCCGTATCGAGTCTCAACAAGGCTCTCTGCCAGCTGAAGGATATCTGGGAGGAGATCGGGATCCCAGAAGACCAGAGATTCCAGCGCACGGATGCCGTTCACATGCACATCAAG AACCTTCTGGACATGATGATCGCAGAGGAGGAGGGCCTAAAGAAACGCTTGTTGATCAGTATCGAAGCGTGCAGGGAAGAGATGATCGCTCTGTGTGATGAACTCCAGCTGCCTGTGTGTCCG GAGGAAGGTGCCCTCACCATGCTGCAGCTGGAGAAAGATCTGCGCACACAGGTGAAGGCCATGCTGAAGGAAAAGAGCGTGCGACAGAGCGAGCTCAAGAATCTCATTCAGGCGGACCAGGATCTGTGCGATATTCTGTGCGAAGATCTTTTCCCCATCCACCCCGAACGGATTCCTTCACACCAGCAGCTGGAGAACTACAGGCGGCACATCGCCACGCTTAGCCAGGAGAAG GAGCACCGTCACACTGAGTTTATGGAGATGAAGCGTCGGATCACAGCATTGATGGAGGATCTGGAACAGCCTCCAGATAGCACCTTTGAGAAGGACGCCGTGTGTGAAGATGAAGAAGCTTTCTGTCTCTCCGTAGAAAACATCAACTCGCTCAAAGTGCTGCTGGGTCAG CTGGAGACTCGTAAAGCAGAGACGGATGCGCTGTGCGTGTCCATCCGTGGTCGTATTGAGGAGTTGTGGAGGATGTTGGAAATTCCcgatgaacagagagagagtCTCATTCACCAAACACACACCAGCACAAAGAGCAGTCTGAATACA CTCCAGGCAGAGCTGCAGTGTTTGGAGgacatgaaaaagaaaaacatagaGCGTGTTATTCGCTCGATCAGATCGGAGATCGTAAAgttttgggagaaatgttaCTACAGCCCGGAGCAGAGACAAGCCTTTACTTCCTACAACAGTG GTGATATGGATGAAGATTTGTTGCGTGAGCATGAGCATGAACTGGAGCATCTGAAACTGGATTATAATGAACATAAGGAGTTATATGATGCCGTTTCCACCTGGAGCACCAACTGGACACTTTATCAAGAATTAGAG AAAAAAGCCACAGACCCATCTCGCTTCAACAACCGTGGTGGAAACCTGCTGAAGGAGGAGAAACAGAGGGTGGATCTGCAGAAGAGTCTTCCGAAG CTGGAGAAGAGTCTGAAAGCTCAGATCGACCAATGGGAAGGAGTGTACGGTAAAGAGTTCCGCGTGAACGGGCAGCCGTTCCTGCAGTATGTAGAGGATCAATGGAACCAGCACCGcatggaaaaagagagagagaaacaagaaCGA CAAATGAAGAAAGTGAAACAGACGGAGGAAGATCTGCTATATGGCACGGTTCTCAGAACCCCAACTAAGAGAAGACTCGCTGCCACACCGACACCGGGCAAAACACGCAAG CTGATCTCAACGTCTAGCATGTGTAGCTCCACCCCCAACACGACGCTCCGTTCCATTTGCTCCTCCCCCTCTTTGAGACCACCCCTTTCCTCAAGCAAG ATGGGCCTACGGACGCCTGCTCGTGGTCGAACCCCTCGCGGTCTGGAGAGGAATAAGGAGAACATGTCACAGCTTAGCGGAGCTTTGCGCACTATGACCGCCAGTCCTAACAGAAACTACTCCATCACATCTGTGGCTTCATCCTATTCTGAGTTTGCG AATTATTCTGAATCCACTGCAGTGTCCAG CGGGAGTTCTCAGGCACCTCTAAATCTAAAGTCAAGACTGGACTTTTGA
- the syt12 gene encoding synaptotagmin-12, whose protein sequence is MSVQGQDISEYHLSVVLDPPGWEVCLYVFGFLVLFAVVIANLWKLYKSGSFPTPSPFPNFNYRYLQEKYGSSNSEIRQKRVAANNQRRVSSASRKPSLQLLDTPDGFRDLGTLELMSRELDPSGTLNRSMSSESLCSISSVAQTFGHDFTVGQLEVTLELDSRTSSLIVSLHQGKDLLEKEEENFLGCYISVMLVPQQISLGATKVQRNAFTVVFEERFSVPFESVNLEENSLRFSTFGVDSDERNISAGEAELKLSDLDLSFRPFNAWLYLQDLNKAVDAVGEILLSLSYLPTAERLTVVVAKAKNLVWTNGKTMADPFVKVYLLQDGRKISKKKTSMKRDDTNPIFNEAMIFSVPAIVLQELSLRVTVAESTEDGRGENVGHVIIGPEASGMGITHWNQMLATLRKPVSMWHPLRRT, encoded by the exons ATGTCTGTGCAGGGTCAGGATATTTCAGAATATCATCTGAGCG tggtgtTGGATCCTCCTGGCTGGGaggtgtgtttgtatgtgttcgGGTTCTTGGTTCTGTTCGCTGTGGTTATAGCGAATCTGTGGAAATTATATAAATCCGGATCCTTCCCGACTCCATCACCGTTTCCAAACTTCAACTACCGGTACCTGCAGGAAAAATATGGCTCGTCCAACTCAGAGATCAGACAGAAG CGTGTTGCAGCTAACAACCAGCGGAGAGTGTCCTCAGCGAGTCGGAAACCCAGTCTCCAGCTGTTGGACACCCCCGATGGGTTTCGAGACCTGGGGACGTTGGAGCTGATGAGCCGAGAGCTGGATCCCAGCGGCACCCTGAATCGCTCCATGTCCTCCGAATCGCTGTGTTCCATCTCATCTGTCGCTCAAACCTTCGGCCATGACTTCACGGTGGGGCAGCTGGAGGTCACGCTGGAGCTGGACTCTCGAACCTCGTCTCTCATCGTCTCGCTGCACCAGGGTAAAGATCTGCTGGAGAAGGAGGAGGAGAACTTCCTTGGGTGCTACATCAGCGTCATGCTGGTTCCTCAGCAGATCAGTCTGGGGGCCACAAAG GTTCAGAGAAACGCCTTCACCGTGGTGTTCGAAGAGCGCTTCTCTGTTCCATTCGAGTCTGTGAATCTGGAGGAGAACAGTCTGAGGTTCTCTACGTTCGGGGTAGATTCAGATGAACGGAACATCAGTGCTGGAGAAGCTGAACTTAAACTGTCAGATCTGGATCTATCCTTCAGGCCGTTTAACGCTTGGCTCTACCTACAGGACCTGAATAAG GCTGTGGATGCTGTTGGTGAGATACTGTTGTCTCTCAGCTATCTGCCAACGGCAGAGCGTCTCACCGTGGTCGTGGCCAAAGCAAAGAACCTGGTCTGGACTAATGGAAAGACCATGGCAG ATCCGTTTGTGAAAGTCTACCTTCTTCAAGATGGGAGAAAGATCAGTAAAAAGAAAACCTCCATGAAAAGAGATGACACAAACCCCATCTTCAATGAGGCCATGATCTTCTCAGTACCTGCCATCGTCCTACAG GAGCTTTCTCTGAGAGTGACGGTCGCTGAGAGCACAGAGGATGGGCGAGGTGAAAACGTAGGTCATGTGATCATTGGACCGGAGGCCAGTGGAATGGGAATAACCCACTGGAACCAGATGCTGGCCACCCTGCGGAAACCGGTTTCAATGTGGCACCCGCTCCGGAGGACCTAA
- the LOC130414269 gene encoding catalase — protein MADREKATDQMKLWKEGRGSQRPDVLTTGGGVPIGDKLNSMTAGPRGPLLVQDVVFTDEMAHFDRERIPERVVHAKGAGAFGYFEVTHDITRYCKAKVFEHVGKTTPIAVRFSTVAGELGSADTVRDPRGFAVKFYTEEGNWDLTGNNTPIFFIRDALLFPSFIHSQKRNPQTHLKDPDMVWDFWSLRPESLHQVSFLFSDRGIPDGFRFMNGYGSHTFKLVNSEGNPVYCKFHFKTDLGIKNLTVEEADRLASSDPDYATRDLYNAIANGNFPSWTFYIQVMTFEQAENWKWNPFDLTKVWSHNDFPLIPAGRLVLNRNALNYFAEVEQLAFDPSNMPPGIEPSPDKMLQGRLFSYPDTHRHRLGANYLQLPVNCPYRARIANYQRDGPMCLNDNQGGAPNYHPNSFSAPDVQPRFMESKFQVSPDVGRYNSADDDNVTQVRTFFTQVLNEAERERLCQNMAGHLKGAQLFIQKRMVQNLMVVHRDYGTRVQNLLDKYNAEGKKNTIHVYSRGGASAVAAASKM, from the exons ATGGCCGACAGAGAAAAGGCGACGGATCAGATGAAGCTGTGGAAGGAAGGTCGCGGCTCTCAG CGGCCGGACGTCCTGACCACTGGAGGTGGTGTCCCGATCGGTGATAAACTAAATTCGATGACGGCCGGTCCTCGTGGACCCCTCCTGGTGCAGGACGTGGTCTTTACTGATGAGATGGCACACTTTGACCGAGAGCGGATCCCAGAGAGAGTCGTGCATGCCAAAGGAGCAG GAGCGTTTGGTTATTTTGAAGTGACACATGACATCACACGCTATTGCAAGGCCAAAGTGTTCGAGCATGTGGGAAAGACAACGCCCATAGCTGTGCGCTTCTCCACCGTGG CGGGTGAGCTTGGGTCTGCAGATACGGTGCGAGACCCTCGTGGGTTTGCTGTGAAGTTTTACACTGAAGAGGGAAACTGGGACCTTACGGGAAACAACACCCCCATCTTCTTCATCAGAGATGCTCTTCTG tTTCCGTCCTTCATCCACTCTCAAAAGCGGAATCCACAGACTCATCTGAAGGACCCGGATATGGTTTGGGATTTCTGGAGTCTGCGTCCAGAATCTTTACATCAG GTGTCTTTCCTGTTCAGCGATCGGGGGATTCCAGACGGCTTCCGTTTTATGAACGGATATGGATCACACACCTTCAAACTCGTCAACTCGGAGGGGAATCCTGTTTACTGTAAATTCCACTTCAAG ACTGACCTGGGCATTAAGAATCTGACAGTGGAGGAGGCGGACCGCCTGGCTTCTTCCGACCCAGATTACGCCACCAGAGATCTCTACAACGCCATCGCCAATGGCAACTTTCCATCTTGGACCTTCTACATCCAGGTCATGACATTTGAGCAGGCTGAGAACTGGAAGTGGAACCCGTTTGATTTGACTAAG GTTTGGTCTCATAATGACTTCCCTCTGATTCCTGCGGGCCGTTTGGTGCTAAACCGAAACGCTTTGAACTATTTCGCTGAAGTCGAGCAGCTCGCATTCGATCCCAGTAACATGCCGCCCGGCATCGAGCCCAGCCCGGACAAGATGCTGCAG GGCCGTCTTTTCTCTTACCCAGACACACACCGCCACCGGCTGGGTGCCAATTACCTCCAGCTGCCTGTCAACTGCCCCTACCGTGCCCGAATTGCTAACTACCAGAGAGACGGCCCCATGTGCCTGAATGACAACCAGG GGGGAGCTCCCAACTACCACCCCAACAGCTTCAGCGCTCCAGATGTCCAGCCACGCTTCATGGAGTCCAAATTTCAAGTGTCTCCTGATGTGGGCAGATACAACAGCGCAGACGATGACAATGTGACTCAG GTGCGTACGTTCTTCACTCAGGTGTTGAACGAAGCCGAGCGAGAGCGTCTGTGTCAGAATATGGCCGGACACCTAAAAGGAGCTCAGCTGTTCATTCAGAAGCGGATG GTTCAGAACCTGATGGTTGTACATCGGGATTACGGGACCCGTGTTCAGAATCTCCTGGATAAATACAACGCAGAAGGAAAGAAG AATACCATTCATGTTTATTCTCGTGGTGGAGCATCCGCTGTGGCTGCAGCTTCCAAGATGTGA